Proteins encoded in a region of the Variovorax sp. PAMC 28711 genome:
- a CDS encoding ATP-binding cassette domain-containing protein, with protein sequence MNGHATDIARRALAADALKFSWPGASAPTIDIDHFEVAAGEAVFLHGPSGCGKSTLLSLLAGVLLADTGTITLLDHDWAQLSGTARDRLRVAHVGYIFQQFNLLPYLSVRDNVLLPCRFSARREAQAARTGSSRDEAEHLLARMGLPRDLWSRQAMHLSVGQQQRVAAARALIGQPELIIADEPTSALDEDRREAFLDVLLSACAAHQSALVFVSHDQRIAARFGRHVLLPDINRAASSTADA encoded by the coding sequence ATGAACGGTCACGCGACCGACATCGCGCGCCGGGCGCTGGCAGCCGATGCGCTGAAGTTCAGCTGGCCCGGCGCGAGCGCGCCGACCATCGACATCGATCACTTCGAGGTCGCCGCCGGCGAGGCCGTCTTCCTGCATGGGCCGAGCGGCTGCGGCAAGAGCACGCTGCTGTCGCTGCTCGCAGGCGTTTTGCTTGCCGACACCGGAACCATCACGCTGCTCGACCACGACTGGGCCCAGCTGTCGGGCACGGCGCGCGACCGCTTGCGCGTCGCGCACGTGGGCTACATCTTTCAGCAATTCAACCTGCTGCCGTACCTCAGCGTGCGCGACAACGTCTTGCTGCCGTGCCGCTTCTCGGCACGTCGCGAGGCACAGGCCGCACGCACCGGCAGCTCGCGCGACGAGGCCGAGCACCTGCTCGCGCGGATGGGTCTGCCGCGCGATCTCTGGTCGCGCCAGGCCATGCACCTGTCGGTCGGCCAGCAGCAGCGCGTCGCCGCGGCGCGCGCGCTCATCGGCCAGCCCGAACTCATCATCGCGGACGAACCCACCTCGGCGCTCGACGAGGACCGGCGCGAGGCCTTCCTCGATGTGCTGCTCTCGGCGTGCGCCGCACACCAGAGCGCACTGGTGTTCGTGAGCCACGACCAGCGCATCGCGGCGCGCTTCGGGCGACACGTGCTGCTGCCCGACATCAACCGCGCGGCATCGTCGACTGCAGACGCATGA
- a CDS encoding ZIP family metal transporter, whose protein sequence is MNLIAIIGATLVAGIGSVWLAALLMRVGVRRDGGGVNPQHLLSLAAGALLATAFMHLLPEAFESRIEPAVLFAVLLFGLVFFFLLDKAELWHHGHEHSHGEDAAHHGHGHGNGHDHGHAHSHAPPAGGWAVLTGDSVHCFGDGILIASAFIADMRLGLVAAVAVLAHEVPHHIGDLIVLRQTSPNSRAALLKVSLAGTMTALGGIVGWWLVDQLHAWLPYFLVLASSSFVYVALADLIPQLQKRLPARQTAAQIVWLLAGIVLVTLVSRLAHGEQGHDHDHSHGEETQAHDDHKH, encoded by the coding sequence ATGAATTTGATCGCAATCATCGGCGCGACCCTCGTCGCCGGCATCGGCAGCGTCTGGCTGGCTGCATTGCTCATGCGCGTCGGCGTGCGGCGCGACGGCGGTGGCGTGAACCCGCAGCACCTGCTCAGCCTCGCGGCCGGCGCGCTGCTCGCAACGGCGTTCATGCACCTCTTGCCCGAGGCCTTTGAAAGCCGCATCGAGCCGGCGGTGCTGTTCGCGGTGCTGCTCTTCGGGCTGGTGTTTTTTTTCCTGCTCGACAAGGCCGAGCTGTGGCATCACGGGCACGAGCACAGCCACGGTGAAGACGCCGCGCACCACGGGCATGGGCACGGAAATGGCCATGATCACGGGCATGCGCATTCGCACGCGCCACCGGCCGGCGGCTGGGCGGTGCTCACCGGTGACAGCGTGCATTGCTTCGGCGACGGCATTCTGATCGCGTCGGCCTTCATTGCGGACATGCGACTGGGGCTGGTGGCCGCGGTGGCGGTGCTGGCACACGAGGTGCCGCACCACATCGGCGACCTCATCGTACTGCGGCAGACATCGCCGAATTCGCGCGCCGCACTGCTCAAGGTGTCGCTGGCCGGCACCATGACCGCGCTGGGCGGCATCGTGGGCTGGTGGCTGGTCGACCAGCTGCACGCATGGTTGCCTTACTTTCTGGTGTTGGCGAGCAGCAGCTTCGTCTACGTCGCCCTGGCCGACCTCATTCCGCAACTGCAGAAACGTTTGCCGGCCCGGCAGACCGCGGCGCAGATCGTCTGGCTCCTGGCCGGCATCGTGCTGGTGACGCTGGTGAGCCGGCTCGCGCACGGCGAACAGGGTCACGATCACGACCATTCGCATGGCGAAGAGACGCAGGCGCACGACGACCACAAGCATTGA
- the polA gene encoding DNA polymerase I, with amino-acid sequence MPQGRRLVTIRTDCDLAGHVSGLPAMDGIAMSAQRTTELKAFYEQYGFKSLVKSLEAQEVPPELIEDSIKKHKADDQNPGLFDEFAAQAADRASNLSYDTVMTWEAFDRWLAKIEAADLVALDTETTSLDEMRAEIVGLSFSVTPGEAAYIPLAHNYPDAPEQLNREEVIARLKPWLEDGAKKKLGQHVKYDRHVLANHGVEVQGYAHDTMLQSYVLEVHRPHGLGSLAERHLGRSGISYEDLCGKGAHQISFSQVDIAKAAEYSCEDSDQTLDVHRVLWPQLQADEKLMFIYRLEMDSSEALYRIERNGVLIDAPLLATQSHELGTRIMAIEQEAYEIAGQPFNLGSPKQIGDIFFNKLGLPIVKKTPSGAPSTDEEVLEKLAEDYPLPKKILEHRGLSKLKGTYTDKLGQLANPRTGRVHTHYAQAVAVTGRLSSNDPNLQNIPVKTAEGRRVREAFVAPQGSVIASADYSQIELRIMAHISGDASLLRAFTEGIDVHRATAAEVFGSTPEQVTSEQRRYAKVINFGLIYGMSSFGLARNLGIETKAAASYIDRYFARYPGVKIYMDETKALAKEKGYVETVFGRRLYLPEINSPNGPRRGGAERAAINAPMQGTAADLIKLSMVKVQDVLDAERRGTKMIMQVHDELVFEVPEDEVEWVRVEVPKIMASVADLQVPLLAEIGFGPNWEKAH; translated from the coding sequence CTGCCGCAGGGGCGTCGCCTCGTCACGATCCGCACCGACTGCGACCTCGCCGGGCATGTCTCCGGGCTGCCGGCGATGGACGGGATCGCCATGAGTGCACAGCGAACGACCGAGCTCAAGGCGTTCTATGAGCAGTACGGATTCAAGAGCCTGGTGAAATCGCTCGAAGCACAGGAAGTGCCGCCGGAACTGATCGAAGACAGCATCAAGAAGCACAAGGCCGACGACCAGAACCCCGGCTTGTTCGACGAGTTCGCTGCACAAGCGGCCGATCGCGCTTCCAACCTGTCGTACGACACAGTGATGACGTGGGAGGCCTTCGACCGGTGGCTCGCGAAAATCGAGGCTGCCGACCTCGTCGCGCTCGACACCGAAACCACCTCGCTCGACGAAATGCGTGCGGAGATCGTGGGCCTGAGCTTCAGCGTGACGCCGGGCGAGGCGGCCTACATTCCGCTGGCCCACAACTACCCCGATGCGCCCGAGCAGCTGAACCGCGAGGAGGTCATCGCACGGCTTAAGCCCTGGCTCGAGGACGGCGCAAAGAAAAAGCTGGGCCAGCACGTCAAGTACGACCGGCACGTGCTCGCGAACCACGGCGTCGAGGTGCAAGGCTATGCGCACGACACCATGCTCCAGAGCTACGTGCTCGAAGTGCACAGGCCGCACGGGCTCGGCAGCCTGGCCGAACGCCACCTCGGGCGCAGCGGCATCTCGTACGAAGACCTGTGCGGCAAGGGCGCGCACCAGATCTCATTCAGCCAGGTCGACATCGCGAAGGCCGCCGAATATTCCTGCGAAGACAGCGACCAGACGCTCGACGTGCACCGCGTGCTGTGGCCCCAGCTGCAGGCCGACGAGAAGCTGATGTTCATCTACCGTCTGGAGATGGATTCGAGCGAGGCGCTCTACCGCATCGAGCGCAACGGCGTGCTGATCGATGCGCCGCTGCTCGCCACGCAGAGCCACGAACTCGGCACGCGGATCATGGCGATCGAGCAGGAGGCCTATGAGATCGCCGGGCAGCCGTTCAACCTCGGCAGCCCGAAACAGATTGGCGACATCTTCTTCAACAAGCTCGGTTTGCCCATCGTCAAGAAAACGCCGAGCGGCGCGCCCAGCACCGACGAGGAGGTGCTGGAAAAATTGGCCGAGGACTATCCGCTGCCGAAGAAGATCCTCGAGCACCGCGGCCTGTCCAAACTCAAGGGCACCTACACCGACAAGCTGGGCCAACTCGCCAACCCACGCACGGGCCGCGTGCACACGCACTACGCGCAAGCGGTTGCCGTCACGGGGCGGTTGAGCAGCAATGATCCCAACCTGCAGAACATCCCGGTGAAGACCGCAGAAGGGCGCCGTGTGCGGGAGGCCTTCGTGGCGCCGCAGGGCAGTGTGATTGCCAGCGCCGACTACTCGCAGATCGAGCTGCGCATCATGGCGCACATCAGCGGCGACGCCTCGCTGCTGCGCGCGTTCACCGAAGGCATCGATGTGCACCGCGCGACGGCCGCCGAAGTGTTCGGCAGCACGCCCGAGCAGGTGACGAGCGAGCAGCGCCGCTACGCGAAGGTGATCAACTTCGGGCTCATCTACGGCATGAGCAGCTTCGGCCTGGCGCGCAACCTCGGCATCGAAACCAAGGCGGCCGCCTCGTACATCGATCGTTACTTCGCGCGCTATCCGGGCGTGAAGATCTACATGGACGAAACCAAGGCGCTGGCCAAGGAAAAGGGCTACGTCGAGACGGTGTTCGGTCGCCGGCTCTATTTGCCGGAGATCAATTCGCCCAACGGTCCGCGCCGTGGCGGTGCCGAGCGCGCCGCCATCAACGCGCCGATGCAGGGCACGGCAGCCGACCTGATCAAGCTCAGCATGGTGAAAGTACAAGACGTGCTCGACGCCGAGCGGCGCGGCACGAAGATGATCATGCAGGTGCACGACGAACTGGTGTTCGAAGTCCCCGAAGACGAAGTCGAATGGGTGCGCGTCGAAGTGCCGAAGATCATGGCAAGCGTGGCCGATCTGCAGGTGCCGCTGCTCGCCGAGATCGGCTTCGGACCCAATTGGGAAAAGGCGCATTGA
- a CDS encoding 5'-3' exonuclease, which produces MTDKKTLLLVDGSSYLYRAFHAMPDLRAVPGDPASPATGAIRGMINMMQALRREVRADYAACVFDAPGKTFRDDWYPDYKANRSPMPDDLRSQVVAIHEVVRLMGWPVLCVPDVEADDVIGTLARTAADQQIEVIVSSGDKDLSQLVDAHVTIIDTMNGKKRDVAGVTAEFGVPPALMVDYQTLVGDTVDNVPGVDKVGPKTAAKWLMQYGSLDGLLEHAAEIKGRPARTSAMRSTGCRRGVASSRSAPTATSPGMSPGCRRWTGSP; this is translated from the coding sequence ATGACCGACAAGAAAACCCTGCTGCTCGTCGATGGATCGAGCTATCTCTACCGCGCATTCCACGCCATGCCCGACCTGCGCGCGGTGCCGGGCGATCCGGCCAGCCCCGCCACCGGCGCGATCCGCGGAATGATCAACATGATGCAGGCGCTGCGGCGTGAGGTCCGGGCCGACTACGCGGCGTGCGTTTTCGACGCGCCCGGCAAGACGTTTCGCGACGACTGGTATCCCGACTACAAGGCCAACCGCTCGCCGATGCCGGACGACCTGCGCAGCCAGGTCGTCGCCATCCACGAAGTGGTCCGCCTGATGGGCTGGCCGGTGCTGTGCGTGCCCGACGTGGAGGCCGACGATGTGATCGGCACGCTGGCGCGCACCGCGGCCGACCAGCAGATCGAAGTGATCGTGTCGAGTGGCGACAAGGACCTCAGCCAGCTGGTCGACGCGCACGTCACCATCATCGACACCATGAACGGCAAAAAGCGCGACGTGGCCGGCGTGACCGCTGAATTCGGCGTGCCGCCCGCGCTCATGGTCGACTACCAGACGCTCGTGGGCGACACCGTCGACAACGTGCCCGGCGTTGACAAGGTCGGCCCCAAGACGGCGGCCAAATGGCTCATGCAATACGGCTCGCTCGACGGCTTGCTCGAACATGCCGCGGAAATCAAGGGCAGGCCGGCGAGAACCTCCGCAATGCGCTCGACTGGCTGCCGCAGGGGCGTCGCCTCGTCACGATCCGCACCGACTGCGACCTCGCCGGGCATGTCTCCGGGCTGCCGGCGATGGACGGGATCGCCATGA
- a CDS encoding DUF3299 domain-containing protein, whose translation MLRHTFVTLAAATAIASAFAAGPAPQPTSPTNPLGGKAAPAAKAGQAREISWAELVPKDWDPMKAYKDIDLSKLDDADPKANELLMKMQKVSDNAPSNPALNGVEVKIPGFIVPLEENKGEVTEFLLVPYFGACIHTPPPPANQILHVKPQQGAKFRAMDTVWVTGKLETVRNDSMMGVSGYSMSAQSVTKYNGGAK comes from the coding sequence ATGCTTCGCCACACCTTTGTCACGCTGGCGGCTGCGACCGCCATCGCGTCGGCCTTCGCTGCCGGCCCGGCGCCGCAGCCGACGTCGCCCACCAACCCGCTGGGCGGCAAGGCGGCACCCGCCGCGAAAGCGGGCCAGGCGCGCGAGATCTCGTGGGCCGAGTTGGTGCCGAAGGACTGGGACCCGATGAAGGCCTACAAGGACATCGACCTCAGCAAGCTCGACGATGCCGATCCGAAGGCGAACGAGCTGCTCATGAAGATGCAGAAGGTATCGGACAACGCACCGAGCAACCCGGCGCTCAACGGCGTCGAGGTGAAGATTCCGGGCTTCATCGTGCCGCTCGAAGAGAACAAGGGCGAAGTAACGGAGTTCCTGCTGGTGCCCTACTTCGGCGCCTGCATTCACACGCCGCCGCCACCCGCCAACCAGATCCTGCACGTCAAGCCGCAGCAGGGCGCCAAGTTCCGCGCGATGGACACGGTGTGGGTCACGGGCAAGCTCGAAACCGTTCGCAACGATTCGATGATGGGCGTGAGCGGCTACAGCATGTCTGCGCAAAGCGTCACCAAATACAACGGCGGCGCGAAATAG
- a CDS encoding DUF2796 domain-containing protein, translated as MSAKHVFAAAVLAYVASTASAQAQHAHVHGLLKLDVAIDGATLTIAIDSPLDNIVGFERVPRNDAEKKVVAQAVARLRTPGALFKIDPAAGCKAGQIDLDAPMIGLGEAKAERDAGHADLEGTFTFRCTDAAKVRFIDLALFDAFRTVRRVDVQIASPQGQFQRTVTRPSDRLRWGP; from the coding sequence ATGAGCGCGAAGCACGTCTTTGCCGCCGCGGTGCTCGCATACGTCGCGTCCACCGCCAGCGCGCAGGCACAGCATGCGCATGTGCACGGCCTCCTCAAGCTCGATGTGGCAATCGACGGCGCGACACTCACCATCGCGATCGACTCGCCGCTCGACAACATCGTCGGCTTCGAACGCGTGCCGCGCAACGACGCCGAGAAGAAGGTCGTCGCGCAAGCGGTCGCCCGGCTGCGCACGCCCGGCGCGCTGTTCAAAATCGATCCCGCCGCGGGTTGCAAGGCGGGCCAGATCGACCTCGACGCGCCGATGATCGGCCTCGGGGAGGCCAAGGCGGAACGCGATGCCGGCCATGCCGATCTCGAAGGCACATTCACCTTCCGCTGCACCGACGCCGCCAAGGTGCGCTTCATCGACCTCGCGCTGTTCGACGCCTTCCGCACCGTGCGCCGGGTCGACGTGCAGATCGCATCGCCGCAAGGTCAGTTCCAGCGCACCGTCACGCGTCCGAGCGACCGGTTGCGTTGGGGCCCATGA
- a CDS encoding DUF3300 domain-containing protein: MIVVLCAGAMLVSGCDKAPGVPAPAAPPTPSAESTAQPVVATPVSALAAPVYVPPGAEQLYQMVAPIALYPDKLVAQVLAGSTYPDQVTAADQWLGQNTSLKAGPLADAAEQQPWDPSIKSLTAFKRVLDQMASNMPWTTALGQAYYHDPDDVMNAIQVMRQRASKAGKLKSTTQLRVASGSAPAAGYAPDPNAPSYYSGPVIVEPPPQYITIEPAQPDVVYVPSYDPRGIYGEPVAVYPGYAYAQPVYAEPRYSNAQIATASALTFGTGVVVGAALQRHGWGWNSWGMNWGRPDAYRGGNRPPHEARGYDRPAVVYNRSTYVSRTQETIINNNVRNNFVSNGGGASQGQGQTAFEQMRRQQVQREQAQQQAQQSGQAAAQQSQLIQQQQRQQQQAQAQAQAAQQAQVRQQREQVRQQQMQQAQGQQQQQQVRQQQALRDPQRQQQVQQVQRQQQRQQEQQAEQSRRQQAQGQQAQQQARQQQQQQAQQAQQQERQQQMQRRQAQQAQAQAQQTQVRQQQQAQQVQQQQARQEQAQQAHAQRMQVRQQQDQAQRQQQQVQQQQAQQAQQQQAHQQQMQQRQQRQQQMQQQQQQQAQAQQRVQAQRPPGRPGRRPQDEPNR; the protein is encoded by the coding sequence ATGATCGTGGTGCTCTGCGCTGGCGCGATGCTCGTCAGCGGCTGCGACAAGGCGCCAGGTGTCCCGGCGCCCGCCGCGCCCCCGACCCCGTCGGCCGAATCCACCGCGCAGCCCGTCGTCGCCACGCCGGTCTCGGCGCTGGCCGCGCCGGTTTACGTGCCGCCGGGCGCCGAACAGCTCTACCAGATGGTCGCGCCGATCGCGCTCTATCCCGACAAGCTCGTGGCACAGGTGCTTGCCGGATCGACCTACCCCGACCAGGTCACTGCGGCCGATCAATGGCTGGGGCAGAACACCTCATTGAAAGCCGGCCCGCTGGCGGATGCCGCCGAGCAGCAGCCATGGGATCCGAGCATCAAGTCGCTTACCGCCTTCAAGCGCGTGCTCGACCAGATGGCGTCGAACATGCCATGGACGACCGCACTGGGGCAGGCCTACTACCACGACCCCGACGACGTGATGAACGCCATCCAGGTGATGCGACAGCGCGCGTCGAAGGCCGGCAAGCTCAAGAGCACGACGCAGTTGCGTGTGGCGAGCGGCTCGGCGCCGGCGGCGGGCTACGCACCCGATCCGAATGCGCCTTCGTACTACAGCGGCCCCGTCATCGTGGAACCGCCGCCGCAGTACATCACCATCGAGCCGGCGCAGCCCGACGTGGTGTACGTGCCCAGCTACGACCCGCGCGGCATCTACGGCGAACCGGTGGCGGTCTATCCGGGCTATGCGTACGCGCAACCGGTGTACGCCGAACCGCGCTACAGCAACGCGCAGATCGCCACGGCGAGCGCACTCACGTTCGGCACCGGCGTCGTCGTCGGCGCGGCGCTGCAGCGCCATGGCTGGGGCTGGAATTCGTGGGGCATGAACTGGGGCCGGCCCGATGCCTATCGCGGTGGCAATCGCCCCCCGCACGAAGCGCGTGGATACGACAGGCCGGCAGTGGTCTACAACCGGTCGACCTACGTCTCGCGCACGCAGGAAACCATCATCAACAACAACGTGCGCAACAACTTCGTCAGCAACGGCGGCGGTGCGTCGCAAGGCCAGGGCCAGACGGCGTTCGAGCAGATGCGCCGGCAGCAGGTGCAGCGCGAGCAGGCCCAGCAACAGGCGCAACAGTCCGGCCAGGCTGCTGCTCAGCAGTCACAGCTGATTCAGCAGCAGCAGCGACAGCAACAACAGGCACAAGCACAGGCTCAGGCCGCGCAACAGGCCCAGGTGCGACAACAGCGAGAACAAGTCCGCCAACAGCAGATGCAACAGGCTCAGGGCCAGCAGCAGCAACAGCAGGTTCGGCAGCAGCAGGCACTGCGCGACCCGCAACGGCAGCAGCAAGTACAGCAGGTTCAGCGTCAGCAGCAACGCCAGCAGGAGCAGCAGGCCGAACAGTCACGGCGCCAGCAAGCGCAGGGGCAGCAAGCGCAGCAGCAAGCGCGGCAACAACAGCAACAACAAGCGCAACAGGCTCAGCAGCAGGAGCGCCAGCAACAGATGCAACGGCGCCAGGCGCAACAAGCGCAGGCACAGGCCCAGCAGACCCAGGTGCGCCAGCAACAACAAGCCCAGCAAGTGCAACAACAGCAGGCCCGTCAGGAGCAAGCACAGCAGGCTCACGCGCAGCGAATGCAGGTTCGCCAACAGCAGGATCAGGCGCAACGCCAGCAACAGCAGGTGCAGCAACAGCAGGCCCAGCAAGCTCAGCAGCAGCAGGCTCATCAGCAACAGATGCAGCAGCGTCAGCAGCGTCAGCAGCAAATGCAGCAGCAGCAGCAGCAGCAGGCTCAGGCGCAGCAGCGTGTGCAAGCCCAGCGACCGCCGGGCCGGCCGGGGCGCCGCCCTCAGGACGAGCCGAATCGCTGA
- a CDS encoding homoserine kinase has product MAVYTEVGFDEANALVQRLGLGALTALRGIEGGIENTNYFATTEQGEFVLTVFERLGFEQLPYYLCLMKHLAERGIPVPAPAADPQAPPATAHVLDVIATQASCELLHTVAGKPAAVVQKLAGQSVLAPTAAHCAELGRMLAQMHLAGRDFPRIQPNLRGLAWWNDTAPVVLPYLEDAQSALLRSELAYQNHVAESSAYAALPRGPVHADLFRDNAMFATDAEGAAPRLTGVFDFYFAGTDTWLFDLSVCLNDWAIDLESGRHDAPRADALLDAYTAVRPLTGAERALLPALLRAAALRFWISRLWDFHLPREASMLKAHDPAHFERVLRERARAPAPYAVTSPAPEPVAA; this is encoded by the coding sequence GTGGCGGTCTACACGGAAGTCGGCTTCGACGAAGCGAACGCGCTCGTCCAGCGACTCGGCCTGGGTGCACTCACCGCATTGCGCGGCATCGAGGGCGGCATCGAGAACACCAACTACTTCGCGACCACCGAGCAAGGTGAGTTCGTGCTGACGGTGTTCGAGCGCCTGGGCTTCGAACAGCTGCCCTATTACCTCTGCCTGATGAAGCACCTGGCGGAGCGCGGCATTCCGGTGCCGGCGCCTGCAGCCGATCCGCAAGCCCCGCCAGCCACCGCCCACGTGCTCGACGTGATCGCTACGCAGGCGTCCTGCGAGCTGCTGCACACGGTCGCGGGCAAGCCGGCAGCGGTGGTGCAGAAGCTTGCCGGCCAAAGCGTGCTCGCGCCGACTGCCGCGCACTGTGCCGAGCTCGGCCGCATGCTCGCGCAAATGCATCTGGCCGGCCGCGACTTTCCCCGCATCCAGCCGAACCTGCGCGGCCTGGCGTGGTGGAACGACACCGCGCCGGTGGTGCTGCCCTACCTGGAAGATGCCCAGTCGGCGTTGCTGCGAAGCGAACTCGCCTACCAGAACCATGTGGCCGAATCGTCGGCTTATGCGGCCTTGCCGCGCGGGCCGGTGCATGCCGACCTGTTTCGCGACAACGCCATGTTCGCGACCGACGCCGAAGGCGCCGCGCCGCGGCTCACCGGCGTCTTCGACTTCTACTTCGCCGGCACCGACACCTGGCTCTTCGACCTCTCGGTGTGCCTGAACGACTGGGCCATCGACCTGGAGAGCGGCCGCCACGACGCACCGCGCGCCGATGCCCTGCTCGATGCCTACACGGCGGTGCGCCCGCTCACCGGCGCCGAACGCGCACTGTTGCCCGCCTTGTTGCGGGCCGCAGCGCTGCGTTTCTGGATTTCGAGGCTGTGGGACTTCCACCTGCCACGCGAAGCCAGCATGCTCAAGGCCCATGATCCCGCCCATTTCGAACGTGTGCTGCGCGAACGCGCACGCGCCCCCGCCCCATACGCCGTGACCTCCCCTGCGCCCGAGCCGGTCGCCGCCTGA
- a CDS encoding dienelactone hydrolase family protein, translated as MTRDDLKAEFDSLRPGASTDQGASRRTAIKVALGVGYAAATLPIAAQTVIKTADTGLKAGPITYRVNGFDVPAYAAQPAGKTGLPVILVIQEIFGVHEYIADVCRRFANLGYLAIAPELYARQGDPKGYTDIPKLQADIVSKVPDAQVMADLDGALSWASANGGNAANAGITGFCWGGRITWLYAATGKVKAGVAWYGRLVGATNPLTPTNPVDIATVLEAPVLGLYGGKDQGIPLDSVDKMKSVLATGSAAAKASSFVVYPEAGHAFHADYRPSYIVGPADDGWNRALAWFRVNGVA; from the coding sequence ATGACCCGTGACGACCTGAAAGCCGAATTCGATTCCCTGCGCCCCGGCGCCAGCACCGATCAGGGCGCCTCGCGCCGCACCGCGATCAAGGTCGCGCTGGGCGTCGGCTACGCCGCAGCGACGCTGCCGATCGCTGCGCAAACCGTCATCAAGACGGCTGACACGGGGCTCAAGGCCGGCCCGATCACCTACCGGGTCAACGGCTTCGACGTACCGGCCTATGCGGCGCAGCCCGCCGGCAAGACCGGCCTGCCGGTGATCCTCGTGATACAGGAAATCTTCGGCGTGCACGAGTACATCGCCGACGTGTGCCGCCGTTTCGCCAACCTCGGCTACCTGGCCATCGCGCCCGAGCTGTATGCGCGGCAGGGCGACCCCAAGGGCTACACCGACATTCCCAAGCTGCAAGCCGACATCGTGAGCAAGGTGCCCGATGCGCAGGTGATGGCCGACCTGGACGGCGCGCTGTCATGGGCGTCGGCCAACGGCGGCAATGCGGCCAACGCCGGCATCACCGGCTTCTGCTGGGGCGGCCGCATCACCTGGCTCTATGCCGCCACCGGGAAGGTCAAGGCCGGCGTCGCGTGGTACGGCCGGCTTGTCGGTGCGACCAACCCGCTGACCCCGACCAACCCGGTCGACATCGCGACCGTCCTGGAGGCGCCCGTGCTCGGCCTCTATGGCGGCAAGGACCAGGGCATCCCCCTTGACAGCGTTGATAAGATGAAAAGCGTCCTGGCCACAGGCAGTGCCGCCGCCAAAGCGTCGAGCTTTGTTGTGTATCCGGAGGCGGGCCACGCCTTCCACGCCGATTACCGGCCGAGCTACATCGTGGGTCCGGCCGATGACGGCTGGAACCGGGCGCTGGCCTGGTTCAGGGTCAACGGTGTCGCCTGA
- a CDS encoding sulfurtransferase: protein MRYTTLISVEQLQALEAGGTPHMVFDCTFDLMKPESGAAQYTEAHIPGAVYANLDTDLSAPHGVPGKDGQVIVAEEDGEPSSGGRHPLPSREKFAAWLSSVGFANGMQAVVYDRNGANYCGRLWWMLKWMGHDAVAVLDGGLQAWQAAGGAVIDREEPAHFQSNFVAGEPLLALATTAMVASRLDQPGQTVIDARAGARYRGEVEPLDPIAGHIPGALNRPFAENIGADGKFKPAAQLRAEFETLLGGRDPASVVHQCGSGVSAVPNLLAMQIAGFEPTALYAGSWSEWSNTPGLPTRQGANP, encoded by the coding sequence ATGCGCTACACCACCCTGATTTCCGTCGAACAACTGCAGGCACTCGAAGCCGGCGGTACGCCGCACATGGTGTTCGACTGCACCTTCGACCTGATGAAGCCCGAGTCGGGTGCCGCGCAGTACACCGAGGCGCACATTCCCGGCGCGGTCTACGCGAATCTCGACACCGACCTGAGCGCGCCGCACGGCGTTCCCGGCAAGGACGGCCAGGTGATCGTGGCCGAGGAAGACGGCGAGCCGTCGTCGGGCGGACGCCATCCGCTGCCGAGCCGCGAAAAGTTCGCGGCCTGGCTGTCGAGCGTCGGCTTCGCCAACGGCATGCAGGCCGTGGTGTACGACCGCAACGGCGCCAACTACTGCGGCCGCCTCTGGTGGATGCTCAAGTGGATGGGTCACGACGCGGTCGCCGTCCTCGATGGCGGACTGCAAGCTTGGCAAGCCGCCGGCGGCGCGGTGATCGATCGCGAAGAGCCTGCGCACTTCCAGTCGAACTTCGTGGCCGGTGAACCGCTCCTTGCGCTCGCGACCACCGCGATGGTCGCGAGCCGCCTCGACCAGCCCGGCCAGACCGTGATCGACGCGCGCGCCGGTGCACGCTACCGCGGCGAGGTCGAACCGCTGGACCCGATCGCTGGCCACATTCCCGGCGCATTGAACCGGCCCTTCGCCGAGAACATCGGTGCCGATGGCAAGTTCAAGCCGGCCGCGCAACTGCGCGCCGAGTTCGAGACGCTGTTGGGGGGCCGCGATCCGGCGAGCGTGGTGCACCAGTGCGGCAGCGGCGTGAGCGCGGTGCCGAACCTGCTCGCGATGCAGATCGCCGGCTTCGAGCCGACGGCGCTCTATGCCGGCAGCTGGAGCGAATGGAGCAACACGCCGGGGCTGCCGACCCGGCAGGGAGCGAACCCATGA